The genomic region GGTGTAATTAGTGGAAGTTACAGAACCATTGCGTCCTTTGATCATTGAAGTAAATTGTTACAACTCGTATTTCAGTCTCTTCTACTTTATTGAAAATTGGACTTAAGCCGAAGGTCAAAATTATGGTagtatttctatttcattcaaaGGTCCACAGTTTGTGTCTAGGCAGAAGTTACTAAGTACATCCCCTTAGAAATAAATGATGTGTGAAGCCAGTGGTGAATTAGAAAAGGAAGAGGTAACCCCTACGCCCGCTCTTATACAATAGCATTTAACCTAATGTTGATCTGGTAGAGCAGAGTAAGAAGGTATCCTGGGATATAATCTTTAACCTCGCAGGGTCTAGCACCAACTGACGTAGGCATTCGTTGTTGATACAAAACTCTGGAGTCCTCTCGTTTTAGCGTCCCTTAAACCATCTTTCCAACTTGTTAACTGTATTTCTGTCCATGTTGGAAACTTGGAAAATGAACCTAATCAAAGAAGCAAAACACTATTattgagaaaaacagaaaaatattccaaTGGCACAGTGGCTGTTCATTTCATTTGGTGTTTCACTGTGTTGGTGACCTCAGTAATGGCATGATGATATTTTTCTGAAGCGGACTTGAATTCCACCAGATGCTTCTCATAACTTTTAATGGCTGCTTGAAGCTGTGTTTTCTCCACTGCTCCCAGGATGGCACGGAAGATCATATCTATGCCAAGGCCAAGAACAGCAACTCCTATACTACCAAGGAGAGAAGCGCCAATTTGAGCTAACACAGTGACCAACTTGCTAATGATGCCAGTTGTGACATTTGAGCCCACAAGTTTAACAGCTACAACACTGGCTGCAGAAGTAGCTTCTCCCAGGATGACTGAAATGACCTTTTGTACTATTGCgattttctctgtttccctttctttaatATCCTGAAGTTTTCTGTAAAGGGTTGGCTCTAGCTTATCTTTTAGTGCTTCATCAACCTTTTGCAATTCCTTTTGGATTTCCATCATGGCTTGGATGATGATATCACAGTTTTCTTTGATGGTCCCATCTCTTTTCATCTCGATGGAGGCCAGCCTGCACCCCAAGTGCATGTTTAAGACCTCAGTCAGCGTATTAGTGGCATGGAAACTATCAGATAAGCAGTCAAGAAGCTGCTGATGAAGACGGCTTACTTCCTGCCTTCTCCGTGGGTTCTCTGGGTAGAGGAAGTCACTGTGAGCcatatttcaaatataatctctgaaaaataaaatagtaagtcttcactaaaaattttgaaaaatacctgCTATCTGAGTGCATTTGACCAAGAAATCTTTTACTTTATGAGTAGAAAAACAGCACTGTGCTATCTAAGGAATTCCTCAGAAAATTCAACAGgttctttaaaacaattatttttatgaaatttagaGTCCGTGTATGGGAATGTGGGTCACAAGGCAACCTACTGATGCAATAAATACGGCACTAGGTTTTTTGTGGTGGAGAGAAATCCTAGATAGGAAACATCTGTGTTTATCAAGCATctgattattaataaataaatgtgattatttCCAAGTTATATTTAATAAGGTTTGACAGAGACTGCAGTTTGATATGGTTAGCTCTTGATTACCAGTACTCCTTAATTTTCCCAGACCCTACTCACCATAATGAATAGACCTACCAGATTGGTTTCTCTAATATTTGGAGATAAATTACTAGGGCCAGAAGAATATTAAGATCTCTGAGTTTACAGAGCTATTAATAGCTAAGTTTGTTTATATACTGTTATCTTAATTTATAATATTCAAGTCACTCTGTATGTCTTTACAGGCAAATTATTTGTTCTCTAAGCCTAGGGGACATCAAAGGCAACACACAGAATCATTACAAAAACTTTTCATGTTAAGGGTATATATTCAAAATCCTTTAGATTAAAATCTCACTTGGGGAGAGATTGCACATGGTGCAGGGGACAGTGCAGTTATGACCCCCTCTGTGGTCTCCATTTGCAAAGCTTAGAAGTTAAGTTATTTAGACTGGTTTATAATGCACTTGGGCATGGTGAAGATGAGATAGAATTAGCCTTAGATAGAAGATAATgccatttcacaaaagaaagagTAAGTAGCTAGAGTACATCatagaatgaataaaatgaatcagGTAGGAGCCTTCTTGTGTTTGTTCTTATGGCTCAGAGTACTAtgcagagaaaaaaggaacaagtaTGTTCTGAGtttatttggttaaaaaattTGAGCACTGTAAGAACAATATTACAATATGCATACCTTGAATAGGCTTACTATGTGctcagtacttttatttttagtttaaactcttgggagaaaagagaaaatgaaatctgtGTGGGGCTggcacattctttctctcttgagTAAACAACATCCTGATGAATTTGGGCCCTATCTGTTCTGAGACCATGGCTCTTAGTCTAGATATGGGGAACCTCACAAGcatggaatgaaggaatgaagatcGTTTTCTCTCAAGaaagtaaacatgaaaataaCCTATCCTCCAAGTCATAAAGATATAATTTGGAAATAGAAaggggaaatatttatttatttaaaagattttatttatttgagagagcatgagagcgagattgagagaacaagtggggggagaggcagagggagaagcagacccgacgtggggctcgatcccaggaccccgggatcatgacctgagccgaaggcagctgcttaaccgactgagccaccaaggtacccacaaaaactttttttttaaacggaTTGGGAACATCGTCATTTATGCTGTTCAGTTTAGAAAAATGCCTTGGTACCCTTGTTAGAATAAACTTTATCACGGTCAGAAGTTCATTTGTATCTGATTCAGATTcagcacgcgcacgcacacacacacacacacacgctcacacccATGTGTTACACAAATTTCCACAAAACAGTACTTAGAAAATATCTCAATTTCATTTAAAGAATTTGTTGAGGGTTTATTAAATACTCCCCAACTCACCATTGGGTTGCATACTGCACTTCGATAACCATGAATCTGGACTTTGTTTCTCCTAGAAATTTTCcattcaacttttttcttttcttggctcctAGTTTTCAGATACTATCATGAAGTGAAAACTCCAGTTTGAATTCAGAAGATCATCAACTACAATCCTATTCAGATATTTAGGTGAGAGGAGTCTTTCTTAGCCTGAGAAAGTGTAAAATATCTCTAGCAGCTATCAGCTGCAGTTATCTTAAGGCATAGCTTCCAGAAAAGGTATGTGGTTCTATTTACCTAATgataaacaaatggagagatgAGCCTTCCTCCTGGATAGGAGGTTGAATGCTTCCAACTGGTCAATTGCTTCCCACTTAACTCACTGTTTTAACACACCTTGACaaattaatcataaaataaaaataaactggggTGCTGTTTACTTGAGAAAATGTACCCAGATCTCACACAGATATAGAGgactctattttctctttcttttcttccaagaattgaagcaaaattaaacaaaactaaataagatttcttattttttcaggaaaaagTAATGATAGGATTTTATCCTCCccaaatatgaaaacattataaaaataatattagtatTGTACAGGTACAAGAGTAGATGGAATCATGGAACAAAATAGTTCTGAAAACAGACCCTtctatacatttaatatataataaacgTTGACTCTCAAATTGATAATAGTTGAAATTATTGTTCTATAAATGTTCCTGGCATAATGGGCTAGTTTGGGgagttaaaaattaatttaaaaacttagtgtagtatttgtaaaaaatgataaaatagccactaaaaagaaactgggaaaaatgcaagaaaaatgaaGTATGAATTTCTAAAGACTGTTGTTATCAATTAGAAAAACAGTAGTTATCTAATAGCTAAATGAGCAAACAACTCTGGACAGTAAAAGAGTAGTAGCTAATTAATTGATGAAAAGACTTCAATCTTACCAGAACTCAAAGACCCAGTactttttcaattatattttctttcttttataatacCTAAGCCCTGACACCTGCACTTTTATACCCTTCTTCCCAGTTTCCAGATATCGATCTATAATTTTGTGCCAGTAACAAGTTTGAGTAAGACATCATGATGTGCTCAGAATTACTTTTCAAATCTAATGAAAAAGGACTTGTATTTTTCTGAGTTGGGCTTACCTTCCTAGCTCCTTTTGTCTTGGGGAACGGCTTTGGGAGGGTTCCTTATGGCCTGCCACCATACCTTCCCAGTACTGAATAcagttcaaaattattttcatcccAACAGTGAGATAAACATTAGAGAATTAGGTGTGGGGGAGAGGTAGGGTTTCAAGGTGAaactaatgaattatttttgGGCAGGTGAAATTTGAAGAGCCTGGTGAAGGAAGCAGTTTAATAATTCAGTAACTGTTTAGTGGACTAGTACCTTACTATGTATAAAGTAGCATGCTGGGCTTTATAGAgcatacaaaaatgaaaaggacatGGTCCCTGCTTTTATGGCATTTTTAATCTGGTTAAGTAGTTAAGACAGACTTCAAACTACTTGTTGAGTTGAAAGTATTATGTCATTTGAAATTATAGGGTTGGTGCTTGATTTGtgcaaattcaaattttaaacaaCCCGCAAGTTAATATGTATTACTACTAGGGCCATATGGAAACATTCAGTCACTTAGGGAAGGTTAATAATTTGTTCCCTTTCAAACTATTATTCTTAAATACATGCTTGATATTTAGAGGAGAGGTTATATAACACATGGAAAAACAGTTGGCAACGTGCAGCATTTCCACTATTGCCCATGACAATTTAGCTCTGACTCTCAAAGTGCTTACTTCACTCAGCAAAACAAAAGCCTTGCAATTAGTTGGAGGCATCCTTCTTGAAGATCCGAGTTGTCACTTAGGCATGCCTCAAGGGATGTCTTACCAACAGATATGTAGTATTTACCTAAGAAAAGCCATTTACCtaagaaaagaaattacttttccctattttactacattttcagGCATGACCTTTTAAATATTGACTTAAAAATTCAGTCtttcaaaaatcatttcttttgggGCGCCCTGGGTGGCTTGCTTGAGCatttggctcttggttttggctcaggtcatgatctcagggtcctgaaatcgagccctcTGTTGTGCTCTGCGTACAGCAccgagtttgcttgtccctctccctctgctccccgcccctggaatgaataaataaaatctttaaaaataggtaataaaataagaacattttttctttttagttaagctccgtgcccaacacggggcttgaactcacgaccatgagatcaggagtcccatgctctactgactgagctagccaggtgtcCCTTAAAAGTCATTTCCaagtcattttataaatgaattttgaagATTGGCGCTTTCAGGTAGCTAAATGGTATTCTTAATCCAGTTCTTACTACCTGCACCATTTGTGTGGTAAATGTGATTTTTACAGTGTTTGTTATCAGATGATAGTGCTCCCTGTCTGTGAAAAATTCACTCTGCACAGTTGCCATCCATTTCTGAACTGCAGAGTTTGTACTGTTATTTGA from Halichoerus grypus chromosome 6, mHalGry1.hap1.1, whole genome shotgun sequence harbors:
- the SMCO3 gene encoding single-pass membrane and coiled-coil domain-containing protein 3, whose translation is MAHSDFLYPENPRRRQEVSRLHQQLLDCLSDSFHATNTLTEVLNMHLGCRLASIEMKRDGTIKENCDIIIQAMMEIQKELQKVDEALKDKLEPTLYRKLQDIKERETEKIAIVQKVISVILGEATSAASVVAVKLVGSNVTTGIISKLVTVLAQIGASLLGSIGVAVLGLGIDMIFRAILGAVEKTQLQAAIKSYEKHLVEFKSASEKYHHAITEVTNTVKHQMK